A single window of Neospora caninum Liverpool complete genome, chromosome XII DNA harbors:
- a CDS encoding putative CAF1 family ribonuclease domain containing protein, giving the protein MGTGNKRQAESPPCSEDACSSQGSIENGDCSSASSRRCLSEAEKVRLLDQAVKDISEADFVAIDLEFTGLFPQSSSVKRPLCLASYFERCVQGAEYFLAPQLGICAARRCPPASAGPPPGLSSSSAVRPPSPQAADSSRDEGTEEAHDCLGSGRATERDGAPSSDEASGSKWELAPYTFYAFPQQRKQGGVDTATLKWLLQNGLDFNEWIRSGFDYTRLADLQQHTREQVGSARHTRHSHSAAVNCGHTGSGNGDFSGEPKGSANGDGDAPPGGAGRSRHGEPTGDADAAVSTLPRRESSRTEQNAVRVCARAPGGLEVSGLQRLIEAIVEKEKPLVVHNGHLDLLHAFDKFIGKVPDTLAEFRSEMLRLFTGGIYDTKHMANEGKTFVLKIGDPRTTSLVSLRHHLLRSESVCLFEIAPHRRSDFDLSFQQLNCDSGPECGRSHEAGYDALLTAQIFVMELDLYAQHHSVSESLAAEVGGSDHPDDDLWTMEELRAAKKRRRRRRNKPKRQSVPVDWNTHRWYAPFRNRVGVAGVRPGYIDLAEAWEDEKPAPTMAET; this is encoded by the exons ATGGGCACTGGCAATAAGAGACAGGCTGAGAGCCCTCCCTGTTCTGAAGATGCGTGCAGCAGCCAAGGCTCCATCGAGAATGGCGACTGTTCCTCGGCGAGTTCGCGTCGGTGTCtcagcgaggcggagaaggtgCGTCTGTTGGACCAGGCGGTGAAGGACATTTCCGAGGCAGATTTTGTTGCCATCGATTTGG AGTTCACAGGTCTCTTCCCGCAGTCGTCGTCCGTGAAACGtccgctctgtctcgcctcctaCTTTGAGCGCTGCGTCCAAGGCGCCGAGTACTTTCTCGCCCCTCAGCTGGGCATCTGCGCAGCTCGTCGCTGTCCCCCCGCCTCTGCTGGCCCGCCGCCAGGtctgtcctcgtcttcagcCGTCAGGCCTCCGTCTCCACAGGCCGCCGACTCCTCGCGAGACGAAGGGACTGAAGAGGCGCACGACTGCCTCGGGAGCGGCCGCGCGACAGAGCGCGACGGGGCGCCTTCCAGTGACGAGGCGAGCGGATCAAAGTGGGAGTTGGCCCCGTACACATTCTACGCATTTCCCCAGCAGCGGAAGCAAGGGGGGGTCGATACGGCGACTCTCAAGTGGCTTCTCCAGAACGGCTTGGACTTCAACGAGTGGATTCGCTCAGGCTTCGACTACACTCGCCTCGCAGATCTGCAACAACACACGCGAGAGCAGGTGGGGAGTGCACGCCACACGCGTCACAGCCACAGCGCGGCTGTGAACTGCGGCCACACCGGCTCCGGCAACGGGGACTTCTCCGGGGAGCCGAAAGGATCTGCGAATGGAGACGGGGACGCTCCGCCTGGAGGCGCTGGGCGTAGCCGGCACGGCGAACCCACAGGCGATGCAGACGCAG CTGTCTCGACGCTGCCTCGGCGGGAGAGTTCCCGCACAGAGCAAAACGCGGTTCGCGTCTGTGCCCGGGCACCGGGCGGACTGGAAGTGTCGGGTCTGCAGCGCCTGATCGAGGCCAtcgtggagaaggagaaacctCTTGTCGTCCACAATGGCCATCTCGACctgttgcatgcgtttgaCAAATTCATCGGAAAGGTTCCCGACACACTTGCCGAGTTTCGCAGCGAAATGCTACG GCTTTTCACCGGAGGCATTTATGATACCAAGCACATGGCCAACGAGGGCAAGACGTTCGTTCTGAAGATCGGGGATCCGAG GACCACCTCGCTAGTCTCGCTCCGCCATCACCTGCTCCGCAGCGAAAGCGTGTGCCTCTTTGAGATCGCGCCCCATCGACGCAGCGACTTTGATTTGTCTTTCCAG CAACTCAACTGCGACAGCGGGCCGGAGTGTGGACGATCGCACGAGGCGGGTTACGACGCTCTACTGACCGCTCAG ATATTCGTGATGGAGCTCGATCTGTACGCACAGCACCACTCTGTCTCGGAGAGTTTGGCCGCCGAAGTCGGGGGTTCCGACCACCCCGACGATGATCTTTGGACGATGGAAGAATTAAGAGCGGCAAAGAAacgccgacgaagacggagaaatAAGCCGAAGCGGCAGTCCGT